The sequence below is a genomic window from Brachyhypopomus gauderio isolate BG-103 chromosome 20, BGAUD_0.2, whole genome shotgun sequence.
AGAAGGTCCATTAACCAGacaaaaatttaaaaacaaaaaagcagtgacgttttttatatttaaaataaaatgcctCGGCTTCGGCATCCCTCCGAATCTCCTCACCACAGTAACCCATTAAAATATGAACAAGCATGTTATGTATTTTTCAAAATGCTTAGTTTACATCATATAGACCACTATCATTCAAACCCCAATTACAATGTCAATATTTACTTTTTACGTCATAGACATCACTTTCTGTGGCAGTGATACATAGATATGTTTACCCATGttaaacagtaactaaaaacaaATTCATCATTGACTACTTCACATTTTTTTTTGGTTTACAATGGTTTACAATTTCATAGtgcaaaacaaatattttggACTTCAGCAGACAAAAAAAGCATGCCGTGTGGTTTAAGGTCTTCATGCAATGTGGTTGTGACTGCTACCTAATTGCATCCCAtatgaatgtgctggtgtcttTGTAAACTTCTCTGCAGAGTAAAGGTCTTTCCACACTGTGCGCAGAAATATGGCTTTTCTCCTATATGAATGCGCTGATGTTGGTAAAGATTTTGATGTGCCGAaaaactctttccacactctgagcaatgatacggcttctctcctgtgtgagtgcgcTGGTGCTGTCGAAGATGACTCCGTTGACTGAAACTTTTTCCACACTCTAAGCAGTGAAATggcttttctcctgtgtgaattcGCTGATGTTCTTTTAAAGTACTCTGTTTagaaaaactcttcccacaatCTGAGCactgatacggcttctctcctgtgtgaatgcgctgatgTTGTTTGAAACTTCTCTGTTCAGTAAAATTCTTCCCAcaatctgagcagtgatacggcttctctcctgtgtgaatgcgctgatgTTGTTTAAAATTTCTCTGttcagtaaaactcttcccacactctgagcagagatacggcttctctcctgtatgaatgcgctggtgtcgtTGGAGACTACCTGGTTGAgtgaaactcttcccacactctgagcagtgaaaaGGCTCCTCTTCcatgtgaatgcgctggtgtgagtggagattactctgtctagtaaatctcttcccacactctgagcaacaatacggcttctctcctgtgtgagtgtgctggTGCCTGTGGAGATGACCACTTTGAGTGAacctcttcccacactctaagcagttatacggcttctctcctgtgtgaatgcgattATGTCTTTCAAGATCAATCTGTTGGACAAAACCCTTTTCACACACTAAGCACTGAAAAGGCTTCTCTCCTGTATGAATTAGCTGGTGTTGGTAAAAAATACTCTTTTGAGTAAAACCTTTCCCACATTCTGAGCAGTAATACGGCttcactcctgtgtgaatgcgctggtgttgttGGAGATTACTCTGttcagtaaaactcttcccacactctaagcactgatacggcttctctcctgtgtgaatgcgctggtgtcggTGGAAACTACCCTGTTGAatgaaactcttcccacactctgagcactgAAATggcttttctcctgtgtgaatgcgctgatgTTGTTTGAAATtgctctgttgagtaaaacacatcccacactctgagcagtgaaatggcttctctcctgtgtgaattcgCTGATGTGCTTGGAGAGTACTCTGTTGAgtgaaactcttcccacactctgagcagtgaaatCTCTGCTTTTCCATGTCTCTCTGCAATCGTCTGAGAGTTGTGTTAGAGGATGTTTGTGGAGTACTTTTGAGGTCCAGATTTTCATATTCCATTTCTCCTGATTTCTGCATTCTGACATAATCCTCATGGTGGCAATTCCTGATGTGCTTGTGGAGGTAAACTTCAGCTGTGTAGGAAAATGGACACACAGGGCAGGAGAAGACCTGCGAATGATCATTCGTTTCTGGAGGAAAAAAAGACATCAGTGTGAAATGCATTATAATTATGAGAAGGTTTAGGAGCGTAATGATAAACATTTATACTATTTCATgtcaaataaaatttaaatgcaATAATGAAACACAAACTCAAAACTGCCTGTAAATGTCTTAACCTCTTAATGTTGCGCTAAATCAAATGTGCTAAAGTAGGGCAAACTCACACCTGATATCATACATTTAAGATTAAATTACCAAAATAAAATCACAACCTTCAGCACAGCATTGTTTGCTCCAGAGGAAGTCAAATGTGAAGTTGATATCTTCAGCGTTCTTGTCTCCGTACCACACCAGGAGCTCCTGTCCTGATTCAATGGGTTGACAGCAACGGTAGAAAATCTCCCCACAATACTGGAAGGCTGCCAGATTCTGCTCATCATCATTACGAGCACAATTCACATATCtgagagaaaacacaaacaccatgaTGAGAGGGATGCATAAGATTGCAGGAGAAGGTTGTATAATCAACTCAGTTATTTATAACAGACAATCAACAGCCAACGAACTGCAGACTTCAGTACTGCATCCTCTACCTCATCCAATTAGAGTGAGTCTCTCTCTTCACATCGATGTGCTCATCGCACTGCTTGCTCTTGAATATCtgcaaaaacaaaattaaattcatgtggaaataaataaatagaaataaGAACATACTATATTGTAAAAGCAACTGATGCACTCAAATTAAAGGagctcaaaacacacactttaTTCAGTGTGAATGTAGTACTACATAAGAACACACACTTGTCCTAGCTGGTTAATACTGTCCTAGCTGGTTAATGTTTCTATACATGACATgctaatttatatttttcaaagAAACTTCTGAATTAATTAATCATTATTcattataaataattaaataattaataaatctATTATGAAACACCATCAAGGCCAGCGGAGAAGTCCTTTGTACAGGATGTATTGATCAAAACTTCTCCTTCCACCAATTGACTGAAGAAAGAACACGATGTGGCCAACGAACAGTCCTCTGCATCATTGACTTCAAGTCTGCGTTCGACTGCATACATTGGCCAGCGCTATGTAGAATTTTGGAGGCCAAGCACATCCCGCCGAAagtcatctctctcctccaaaAAGCGTATGATGGTTTGACTAGCTAGGTGCAAATCCGAAACGAACTGTCGGTTTACCATCAGAACCGGCGTCCACCAAGGAGACATCGTCTTACCGCTCCTCTTCGACATTGTGGTCGATACAATCATACAGAAAGTCTCCCAAGAAAGAAGCTAAACAACCTGATGTTTGCTGACGACCGaagacgtcagaaagacgtagAAGCCACTGACATCCTTTATGACATCGCCCGCACTGCCGTGCCATACGGTCTCAAGATCAATGCGGCCAAGATGAAGGTACTGACGACAGATGGATCACCCACCCATGTACACCTTGACTGAGAGCAGCTAGAGCAAGTTGTAGTCTTCAAAGATCTCAGATCTCTCGTCCAAGAGAAGAAAGTGGCCTCTTCAGCTGACAGCCAGGCCAGAATTGGGCAGGCGGCTCAGCATTTGCTTCGCTCAGGTGGTGTCTCTGGAGGAAAGACAACATTGCAACGGCAACAAAGATCCTCCTTTTATGTACACTCATCCTGCCAATCCTGCTCTATGGATCTGAAGCATGGACTTTACTCAAGACGGACACAAACAAGCTTTAGGCTTTTCAAATGCGATGCGTCAGACAAAGTCTCAAAGTCTCCCTCTGGGACCATCTTACCGACGACATTATTCGATTAAGGTGTCTGGAGCAACGAGGATGAGGGAGTGCCGGTTACCACAAAAACTGCTTTGGAGAGACCGGCCTGACCACTGGAAAATTCAAAGCTCTGCGCCAAAGAAAAGCTGGATAAACCAGATAGAAGTGGATCTACAGAACCAATGCCTGAATCCAACCCAAGGGAAAGCTGCAGCAATgaactgaatggaatggaggaGCATCGTGAAGAAAGTTCTGGAACCATTAGCAGGGTATTGGCTGCGGAATCGCCCGCAGCAGATCACCAGCTAAGGaccaaagaagaagaagaaagaagaagaaagatgGAACACTCACCATGCAGTAGAATCCACTGTTCATGGTCTCCTCTTTGTCCTTCAGTTCTCTCTGGTAGGGCCCAAAGTGTGTACCGACTGGAATAGTCTGACCCATGTTAAACACTCCCAATCCAGCATCAGGAATACTGGACTTCCGAACCTCCAGACCAGAGTGAAGTGTCTTTCTGGTTTGATCTGTGACCCCCCCAGGAGCAGGCATATCTGGGAAGATGACAGGTAAACTGTGAACCTCACAGGTATCATTGTGCAGGAGACAAGAAAGAAAATAACTGATACCCAGAGAGACCTCATTTAAAGATATAATAGGTAGACTGCTAAAGCTTTAACAATATGGCACTAcaatacagaataatagtacAATTATAGAGTTATAATGTGATGTGCTAACATTAATTGGAAAATCATACAAGACTGTCAAGAGAACAAATTTATGTTGAATATGgacaaaataaatgcatttgtcAAATAGTTTTCAGTGCAGGACACCAGATAGGAGAATGAGATGGAAATATCCATTTGATATTTGATGCACCAGATATTTATATTTTCATAGTCAAACTGAAATTATGATACAACTGTACAAGAAATGTAGAAAAACAAAAGAGTGGAAAATGGCCACAAAACATTCAGTGATGATGATTCTAAAAAGGCATATGAAGAGTAGACCAATCAGAAGGCAGCGAACAGCCAGTTGGGGATTAATACTTTAACTttcaactttatttatttatatagccctTTACCAAACAGCCTCAGTTGtgtcaaagtgctttacagagcaaaaataaatataaaacagaaaacattttACGCTAAAAGAACAGCAATTGTAAGAATAGAAATACTGATAAAATTACTAAAGACAGTAAAACAATAAGAACAATAAAATagttaaaatatataataaaaataaaacaaaacaagtctCATGCTGGGCTAAAAGCCAAGGAATAAAAGTAGGTTTTAAGATGTGCCTTAAAAATAGatatagataaaaaaaatatgattgGACAAATGGGGtgaacatttcatttcataggtcaaataagaaataaaaggACATGTGAATTTTTCTTATTCATCGAGTCTTGTGATGCGTTTATTGGGCTTGTTTATATCACGATGACGATGAATGTCTAACTTAGTGGTCAGAACTAGTGGAAGATTGCTTAGTCCACTGAACTTGTGTGGAACAGTGTGGAAAACTGAGCATATATAActgcatgcgtgcatgtgtgtgtgacagagagaagtCGGTTCCATAAGATACCTCTGAAATCATTTCTATATGCTAACCTGACGTATGGGATCTGGGCATCTTCTGGACAGTTCCATTCTGGTGGTCCATAGGGGTGCTGAGGTGCACAGAGACTGATGTCCCTCCCTCATCTGCAGTGGTACAGGCCTCTGTCTTCACATCCTTAAGTAATGATCAACGAACAAAATTGCTCATTTACCAAAAATCATTAAACAAACTCAGACAGAGTTGAATTATGTTGTGtgcacactgtaaaaaacaatAAGTTGAGAAAACTTGcaaaacaa
It includes:
- the LOC143484167 gene encoding uncharacterized protein LOC143484167 isoform X2 gives rise to the protein MDHQNGTVQKMPRSHTSDMPAPGGVTDQTRKTLHSGLEVRKSSIPDAGLGVFNMGQTIPVGTHFGPYQRELKDKEETMNSGFYCMIFKSKQCDEHIDVKRETHSNWMRYVNCARNDDEQNLAAFQYCGEIFYRCCQPIESGQELLVWYGDKNAEDINFTFDFLWSKQCCAEETNDHSQVFSCPVCPFSYTAEVYLHKHIRNCHHEDYVRMQKSGEMEYENLDLKSTPQTSSNTTLRRLQRDMEKQRFHCSECGKSFTQQSTLQAHQRIHTGEKPFHCSECGMCFTQQSNFKQHQRIHTGEKPFQCSECGKSFIQQGSFHRHQRIHTGEKPYQCLECGKSFTEQSNLQQHQRIHTGVKPYYCSECGKGFTQKSIFYQHQLIHTGEKPFQCLVCEKGFVQQIDLERHNRIHTGEKPYNCLECGKRFTQSGHLHRHQHTHTGEKPYCCSECGKRFTRQSNLHSHQRIHMEEEPFHCSECGKSFTQPGSLQRHQRIHTGEKPYLCSECGKSFTEQRNFKQHQRIHTGEKPYHCSDCGKNFTEQRSFKQHQRIHTGEKPYQCSDCGKSFSKQSTLKEHQRIHTGEKPFHCLECGKSFSQRSHLRQHQRTHTGEKPYHCSECGKSFSAHQNLYQHQRIHIGEKPYFCAQCGKTFTLQRSLQRHQHIHMGCN
- the LOC143484167 gene encoding uncharacterized protein LOC143484167 isoform X1 translates to MCSCEEDVKTEACTTADEGGTSVSVHLSTPMDHQNGTVQKMPRSHTSDMPAPGGVTDQTRKTLHSGLEVRKSSIPDAGLGVFNMGQTIPVGTHFGPYQRELKDKEETMNSGFYCMIFKSKQCDEHIDVKRETHSNWMRYVNCARNDDEQNLAAFQYCGEIFYRCCQPIESGQELLVWYGDKNAEDINFTFDFLWSKQCCAEETNDHSQVFSCPVCPFSYTAEVYLHKHIRNCHHEDYVRMQKSGEMEYENLDLKSTPQTSSNTTLRRLQRDMEKQRFHCSECGKSFTQQSTLQAHQRIHTGEKPFHCSECGMCFTQQSNFKQHQRIHTGEKPFQCSECGKSFIQQGSFHRHQRIHTGEKPYQCLECGKSFTEQSNLQQHQRIHTGVKPYYCSECGKGFTQKSIFYQHQLIHTGEKPFQCLVCEKGFVQQIDLERHNRIHTGEKPYNCLECGKRFTQSGHLHRHQHTHTGEKPYCCSECGKRFTRQSNLHSHQRIHMEEEPFHCSECGKSFTQPGSLQRHQRIHTGEKPYLCSECGKSFTEQRNFKQHQRIHTGEKPYHCSDCGKNFTEQRSFKQHQRIHTGEKPYQCSDCGKSFSKQSTLKEHQRIHTGEKPFHCLECGKSFSQRSHLRQHQRTHTGEKPYHCSECGKSFSAHQNLYQHQRIHIGEKPYFCAQCGKTFTLQRSLQRHQHIHMGCN